A window from Kiritimatiellia bacterium encodes these proteins:
- a CDS encoding carbohydrate binding domain-containing protein, with amino-acid sequence APVVFAEDAAPERESTDYINLLKNGGFEEGKDGAPADWRYYGGSVPGDWELSRTTHEGKQGLRLRSDKDGYHGGFSQHCKFEGNRKYKISAWIKAGLSEGGKARALIIDGNCVCMQDGQRTNKYWGVRAGEKTGDFDWQYVEKTFETPVNMLGTCNAPVYLVLFYGRGEVYVDDVRLVDLGPVKLGKEVYSLTFENPAAWKQSAHVNEEPAEAPEGVLLQSDAKNACEGKPGLKLRYVFTSAKHDAVMLTADASIAGGTMLALRVYGDGSGHELDAVLYDKSGEAHYLPLGLVYWRGWKTVYKSFADLIRGPESKWDVSCEHWGGDKNQTLELPITRVTIGLNDQPDGFKGKGEITFGWLKIYE; translated from the coding sequence GGCGCCGGTTGTATTTGCGGAAGATGCGGCGCCGGAAAGAGAGTCAACGGATTATATCAATTTGTTGAAAAACGGCGGATTTGAGGAGGGGAAAGATGGCGCTCCGGCCGATTGGAGATATTATGGCGGCTCCGTTCCCGGCGACTGGGAGTTGAGCCGGACCACCCATGAGGGGAAACAAGGCCTCCGTCTCCGGTCGGATAAGGACGGGTATCATGGCGGTTTTTCTCAGCATTGCAAGTTTGAAGGCAACCGGAAATATAAAATATCGGCCTGGATAAAGGCCGGACTCTCTGAGGGGGGGAAAGCAAGGGCGCTGATTATTGACGGCAACTGTGTTTGCATGCAGGACGGACAAAGGACAAACAAGTATTGGGGAGTCAGGGCGGGGGAGAAGACGGGTGATTTTGACTGGCAGTATGTTGAGAAAACATTTGAAACGCCCGTAAATATGCTGGGGACATGCAATGCTCCCGTGTATCTGGTGCTGTTTTACGGCCGGGGCGAGGTATACGTGGACGATGTGCGGCTGGTTGATTTAGGGCCGGTCAAGCTTGGCAAGGAAGTATATTCGCTGACATTTGAAAATCCCGCGGCATGGAAACAGTCGGCGCACGTTAATGAAGAGCCGGCCGAAGCGCCGGAAGGGGTTTTGCTTCAGAGCGACGCTAAAAACGCGTGCGAGGGCAAGCCGGGCTTGAAATTGAGGTATGTTTTTACTTCGGCCAAACATGACGCGGTCATGCTGACGGCGGACGCGTCCATTGCCGGGGGAACGATGCTGGCATTGCGGGTATATGGGGACGGTTCCGGGCATGAACTGGACGCGGTGTTGTATGACAAGAGCGGGGAGGCGCATTATCTGCCGCTCGGGCTGGTTTATTGGCGGGGGTGGAAGACGGTGTACAAATCATTTGCCGATCTGATCAGGGGGCCGGAGAGCAAGTGGGACGTGTCGTGCGAGCATTGGGGCGGGGACAAGAACCAGACCCTGGAGTTGCCCATAACGCGGGTAACTATCGGCCTGAACGACCAGCCGGACGGTTTCAAGGGCAAGGGTGAAATAACGTTCGGGTGGCTGAAGATTTACGAATAA